Proteins encoded within one genomic window of Bradyrhizobium sp. CB1717:
- a CDS encoding SNF2-related protein, with amino-acid sequence MAQAQIGPGQRITHPQFGAGVVIEAPVDGFVRAFFATGERRVSIETVSAGLWSAEAVIGGLSGEATRLRDAWLHYESYALPIIASAPALTSAKIDLLPHQVVLTHRIASSVSRRFLIADEVGLGKTIETALALRELASRGELNRALMIVPAGLVNNWARELNEVFNLNFEVFGSEGDVTDKRSNAFAKHDRLIASVDTLKRPSRIKKLLEAPEWDLVVFDEAHHLTAMRSGGKVRKTENYKLAEALRDHTRDLLLLSATPHQGDHFRFWMLIRLLNPTLFDGADQMVAQRHRLNAVVFRRTKADACRPDGSPLFARRWVHTESFIMQDDERKFYEGLRTYLEDGFDLAKRQGNQGRGLGFLMAIFQKIAASSFAAVRRTLRRRLLTLTVHEALLCDRALDIDGRERLFEEARALIHDDVGISHDSIGRSEVDRVLADLKFRLVKSLDKDALEDLADEYASEVASPAAEDAAATAVKIFLPEERTRIKELLSVFPVKRETKVQKLLDGLGSLWRHNSSEKVVVFATYLGTVDAIACEIEKVYPGQGVVVLRGGDHGAKLAAERRFKQKDGPRVLVCTAAGREGINLQFARVLFNFDLPWNPMDLEQRIGRIHRYGQNHTAQVFNLVLSDTIEGRIFLLLDAKLKEIARTLGKLDEQGNVAEDLRAQILGQLSERLNYEKLYHEALSDPELRRTQVELDIALANAEEAREVVFDLFQDLDGFSLDDYRPFEDVSDGFRRLIDFLAASLPDQGRRLVRKEEDLYEVVDNAGKRTSFLTTDRAKAADREDLELVGLDHPLVEAELAKWRDLNPANVGSCVKKGRENTALLAMWVVEASNAKNERKTSIQSIAVDAITGTRIPSIERQVEETFRTEQGCPALSISTRSQVFHEFLEPALERELKMKGLLDEGGSFSAELIGLVEVV; translated from the coding sequence ATGGCACAAGCGCAGATCGGACCGGGGCAGCGCATCACGCATCCCCAATTCGGGGCCGGCGTCGTTATTGAGGCGCCCGTAGACGGATTCGTCCGCGCTTTTTTCGCTACGGGCGAACGTCGTGTTTCAATCGAGACCGTCAGCGCCGGATTGTGGAGCGCCGAGGCCGTGATTGGCGGGCTGTCGGGCGAAGCCACACGCCTTCGGGACGCGTGGCTCCATTATGAATCCTATGCATTGCCTATCATCGCAAGCGCACCGGCTCTCACATCGGCGAAGATCGACCTGTTGCCGCACCAGGTCGTTCTTACCCATCGGATAGCGAGCAGCGTTTCGAGGCGGTTCTTAATCGCCGACGAGGTGGGTCTCGGTAAGACCATCGAAACGGCCTTGGCCTTGAGGGAGCTCGCCAGCCGCGGCGAACTAAATCGAGCCTTGATGATCGTGCCGGCCGGGTTGGTGAACAATTGGGCGCGCGAACTGAACGAGGTCTTCAATCTAAATTTCGAAGTATTCGGAAGCGAAGGTGACGTCACCGACAAAAGATCGAACGCCTTCGCCAAGCATGATCGGTTGATCGCGAGCGTCGATACGCTGAAGCGACCGTCCCGGATCAAGAAGTTGCTCGAAGCGCCCGAATGGGATCTGGTCGTCTTCGACGAAGCCCACCACCTCACCGCCATGCGGTCCGGAGGTAAGGTCCGGAAGACGGAGAATTACAAACTCGCCGAGGCGCTGCGGGATCATACCCGTGATCTTCTGCTCCTCTCGGCAACCCCACATCAGGGAGACCATTTCCGCTTCTGGATGTTGATCCGCTTGCTGAATCCGACGCTATTCGACGGCGCGGATCAGATGGTGGCGCAACGCCATAGGCTAAACGCCGTGGTGTTCCGCAGGACGAAGGCCGACGCGTGCCGTCCGGACGGCTCGCCCCTTTTTGCGCGCCGTTGGGTTCACACGGAATCGTTCATCATGCAGGACGATGAACGGAAGTTCTACGAAGGGCTCCGGACTTACCTCGAGGACGGATTCGACCTGGCAAAGCGACAGGGAAACCAAGGACGCGGGCTGGGTTTCCTGATGGCCATATTCCAGAAGATCGCGGCATCCAGTTTCGCGGCGGTCCGACGGACTCTTCGGCGTCGCTTGCTCACCCTGACGGTCCATGAAGCTCTGCTTTGCGACCGCGCGTTGGACATCGACGGACGCGAGAGGCTATTCGAAGAGGCGCGTGCGCTGATCCACGACGACGTCGGGATCTCGCACGATTCGATCGGCCGATCGGAAGTGGATCGCGTCCTCGCCGATCTCAAATTCCGCCTGGTCAAGTCTCTCGACAAGGATGCGCTTGAGGATCTCGCCGACGAATACGCGTCCGAGGTCGCTTCGCCCGCTGCCGAAGATGCCGCCGCGACCGCGGTAAAGATATTTCTGCCGGAGGAGCGGACCCGGATCAAAGAACTCCTGTCCGTTTTCCCGGTCAAGCGTGAAACCAAAGTGCAAAAGTTGCTCGATGGACTTGGGTCGCTTTGGCGCCACAATTCGTCGGAGAAGGTCGTTGTGTTCGCGACGTATCTCGGGACCGTCGACGCGATCGCGTGCGAAATCGAGAAGGTCTATCCGGGTCAGGGAGTGGTCGTTCTTCGCGGGGGAGATCACGGAGCCAAACTGGCAGCTGAAAGGCGTTTCAAACAAAAGGATGGACCGCGCGTGCTGGTTTGCACAGCAGCGGGTCGCGAAGGAATCAATCTGCAATTCGCACGGGTGCTGTTCAATTTCGACTTGCCTTGGAATCCGATGGATCTCGAACAGCGCATCGGTCGCATCCATCGGTATGGGCAGAACCACACAGCTCAGGTCTTCAACCTTGTGCTTTCCGACACGATCGAGGGGCGCATCTTCCTGCTGCTCGACGCCAAGCTGAAGGAAATTGCTCGCACGCTGGGCAAGCTAGACGAGCAAGGCAATGTCGCCGAAGACTTGCGCGCGCAGATTCTTGGACAACTCTCCGAGCGTCTCAATTATGAGAAGCTCTACCATGAAGCGCTGTCGGACCCCGAATTGCGGCGTACTCAGGTCGAACTCGACATCGCATTGGCCAATGCCGAAGAGGCGCGTGAGGTCGTGTTCGATCTCTTCCAGGATTTGGACGGGTTCAGCCTCGACGACTACCGCCCGTTCGAAGACGTGAGCGATGGATTCAGGCGGCTGATCGACTTCCTTGCGGCGTCGTTACCAGATCAAGGGCGACGACTGGTTCGCAAAGAGGAAGACCTCTACGAAGTAGTCGACAACGCCGGCAAGCGCACTTCTTTCTTAACGACCGACCGTGCGAAGGCGGCCGATCGCGAAGATCTGGAACTCGTCGGCCTGGATCATCCTTTGGTCGAAGCAGAACTCGCGAAGTGGCGCGACCTGAATCCCGCTAACGTGGGTAGCTGCGTCAAGAAGGGACGGGAGAATACAGCGCTCCTGGCCATGTGGGTCGTCGAAGCGTCGAATGCGAAGAACGAGCGTAAGACCTCGATTCAATCGATCGCAGTAGACGCTATTACAGGGACCCGTATTCCATCGATTGAGCGGCAGGTCGAAGAGACCTTCAGAACCGAACAAGGCTGTCCTGCGCTATCCATCTCAACCCGTTCCCAGGTGTTCCATGAGTTTCTGGAGCCTGCGCTAGAGCGCGAACTCAAGATGAAAGGTCTGCTGGACGAGGGAGGAAGCTTTTCTGCAGAACTGATCGGGTTGGTCGAGGTCGTGTGA